One genomic window of Aptenodytes patagonicus chromosome 3, bAptPat1.pri.cur, whole genome shotgun sequence includes the following:
- the LOC143158810 gene encoding uncharacterized protein LOC143158810 isoform X2 codes for MEKKKILMKSKVAAPNLLRALHSLYQFGHLCDVTVHTQHLGIQEEFLVHKAVLAASSNYFKGLFLHDEMLDTKNCTVTLQDIYTEEFTSFLEFVYTAEVEIEAEKLQRMKEIAERLECKDLLDICEEVKAEGRKGLDLSLHLKGQLCENGGPQWTRIQQEEDRTLSNSSQVVAIPMQRKLWDRQKHKKLLAGYKLIEGQPASLEQEDTAFPEPKSRTAKLPKCNKTDTRNRLSMDIVSLENENSHSFLSQTESKEACVVIGNALPEQWEDENSLISKLASKTERRKSPRHVAKVLPQIACEKRNESFRVTKQYRSHMELKHDVNLAVKYSCNACEQLFSTHQNLRQHRLTVHSDEQGFSCVFCDKRFKRRKDINDHIRRVHEKKRDPQACPYCDKVISSKCGLTVHMRTHTGEKPYKCERCPASFAQRSAYNTHVRKIHESGQERQLMPVYWMVVPPARRPNATSCDKNSDRETWGWTSEAERRKCARHEEATSREEEPGGSSVTEADCSNEQEERKRKSKEAEARSEKTSEEGNEDEGEMSVKGEEEGDYEAGYSEVEDSRGNEEVRTEEEDDEDDEYSNEKDGEERESDEEFKIKKVNKSGVNNKSAYVITCDKCNEQFVSRKKYVDHCRDVHQCLPGKVYQCDVCSKSFASYNSWKEHRACVHTEERQFACTLCNATFKRKRDVRTHYMRKHEGRVKRPLCSVCGKILSSRTALVFHMRTHTGEKPYECGICHSKFAQPSQLKVHTRSHTGEKPYICEDCGACFADKGKLTGHKRTHTGERLFKCDVCGKHFATNEYLKCHKRCHMGAKPYKCEVCGKMFGLRASLAQHSNVHAETRPYFCEQCGKTFTQQGALRRHQRIHTGEKPYKCRACERTFTDMSTLRRHVSVRCPSGVPVAGKLRW; via the exons atggagaaaaagaaaattctaatgaAATCCAAGGTTGCTGCTCCTAACCTCCTGAGGGCCCTGCATTCTCTGTACCAGTTCGGTCACCTCTGTGACGTGACGGTTCACACGCAACATCTAGGAATTCAGGAGGAGTTTCTGGTTCACAAAGCTGTCTTGGCAGCTTCCAGCAACTATTTCAAGGGGCTTTTCCTGCACGATGAGATGCTGGACACCAAGAATTGCACGGTGACTCTGCAAGACATTTACACGGAAGAGTTCACCTCCTTTCTGGAGTTTGTTTACACTGCAGAAGTGGAGATTGAAGCGGAAAAACTGCAACGGATGAAAGAAATAGCCGAAAGACTTGAATGCAAGGATTTGCTTGACATTTGTGAAGAAGTGAAAGCAGAGGGCAGGAAGGGTTTAGATTTGAGCCTCCATCTGAAAGGCCAGCTGTGTGAAAATGGTGGGCCACAGTGGACTCGCATCCAGCAAGAGGAGGACCGCACACTGAGTAACTCTTCCCAAGTTGTGGCGATACCCATGCAGAGGAAACTTTGGGATAGGCAAAAACATAAAAAGTTGCTGGCTGGCTACAAACTCATTGAAGGCCAACCGGCAAGCCTGGAGCAGGAGGACACCGCTTTTCCAGAACCAAAATCCAGGACAGCAAAGCTACCGAAATGTAACAAGACAGATACCAGGAACAGACTCAGCATGGATATCGTTAGTCTGGAAAACGAGAACAGTCATTCTTTCCTAAGTCAGACTGAGTCAAAGGAAGCCTGCGTAGTAATTGGGAACGCGCTGCCTGAGCAGTGGGAAGATGAAAACAGTTTGATTTCCAAACTTGCCAGTAAAACCGAACGTAGGAAATCACCGCGGCATGTGGCAAAAGTCTTGCCACAGATTGCGTGCGAGAAGCGCAACGAATCATTCCGCGTTACCAAGCAGTACCGGTCACACATGGAGCTCAAGCATGACGTTAATCTGGCTGTCAAGTACAGCTGCAACGCGTGTGAGCAGCTCTTCTCCACTCACCAGAACCTCCGGCAGCACCGCCTCACCGTTCACAGTGATGAGCAGGGCTTCTCCTGCGTGTTTTGCGACAAGAGGTTTAAGCGCCGGAAGGACATAAACGACCATATCCGCAGGGTGCATGAGAAGAAGCGGGATCCCCAGGCCTGCCCGTACTGCGACAAGGTTATCAGTTCCAAGTGCGGCCTGACAGTCCACATGCGAACGCACACGGGAGAGAAACCTTATAAATGCGAACGCTGCCCCGCCAGCTTTGCTCAGAGGTCTGCTTACAATACTCATGTAAG aaaaatccATGAGTCTGGGCAAGAGAGGCAACTTATGCCTGTCTATTGGATGGTAGTTCCGCCCGCGCGTAGACCAAACGCAACAAGCTGTGACAAAAATTCTGACAGAGAGACGTGGGGTTGGACGTCGGAGGCTGAACGACGCAAGTGTGCGAGGCACGAAGAGGCCACCAGTCGTGAGGAAGAACCCGGGGGTTCGTCTGTTACCGAAGCAGACTGTAGCAATGAGCAAGAAGAACGGAAGCGGAAAAGTAAGGAAGCTGAAGCAAGAAGTGAAAAAACGAGTGAAGAAGGGAATGAAGATGAAGGTGAAATGAGtgtgaagggagaggaggagggagattACGAAGCGGGGTATTCGGAGGTTGAAGACAGCAGAGGTAATGAGGAGGTCCGTACTGAGGAGGAGGACGATGAGGATGATGAATACTCTAATGAGAAGGATGGTGAAGAACGTGAATCAGATGAAGAGTTTAAAATAAAGAAGGTAAATAAAAGTGGGGTGAATAACAAATCTGCCTATGTAATAACGTGCGATAAGTGTAACGAGCAGTTTGTTTCCCGGAAAAAGTATGTGGATCACTGCAGAGACGTCCATCAGTGCTTGCCTGGTAAAGTCTATCAGTGTGACGTCTGCAGCAAGTCGTTCGCTAGTTACAACAGCTGGAAGGAGCACCGAGCATGTGTCCACACTGAAGAAAGGCAGTTTGCCTGCACCCTTTGCAATgctacttttaaaagaaagagggatGTGAGGACACATTACATGCGGAAGCACGAAGGCAGGGTCAAACGCCCTCTCTGCTCTGTCTGCGGGAAGATCCTCAGCTCCCGAACAGCGCTAGTGTTTCATATGCGGACGCATACAGGAGAAAAACCGTACGAATGTGGCATTTGTCATTCAAAATTTGCTCAGCCGTCGCAACTTAAGGTCCATACCAG GTCCCATACAGGGGAAAAGCCGTACATTTGTGAGGACTGCGGGGCTTGCTTTGCTGATAAAGGCAAACTCACTGGCCACAAAAGGACCCACACAG GAGAGCGCCTTTTTAAATGCGATGTGTGTGGAAAACACTTTGCCACCAACGAATACTTAAAATGCCATAAACGATGCCACATGGGTGCTAAGCCCTACAAGTGCGAGGTTTGTGGGAAGATGTTTGGACTGAGAGCCTCGCTAGCCCAGCACAGTAACGTCCACGCAG aGACCCGTCCGTATTTCTGCGAACAGTGCGGGAAAACGTTCACCCAACAGGGCGCTCTCCGGCGCCACCAGCGCATTCACACCGGGGAAAAGCCGTACAAGTGCAGAGCTTGCGAGAGAACCTTCACGGACATGTCCACCTTGCGCAGACACGTGTCGGTACGCTGCCCCTCGGGTGTCCCTGTGGCAGGCAAACTGCGGTGGTGA
- the LOC143158810 gene encoding uncharacterized protein LOC143158810 isoform X1, translating to MEKKKILMKSKVAAPNLLRALHSLYQFGHLCDVTVHTQHLGIQEEFLVHKAVLAASSNYFKGLFLHDEMLDTKNCTVTLQDIYTEEFTSFLEFVYTAEVEIEAEKLQRMKEIAERLECKDLLDICEEVKAEGRKGLDLSLHLKGQLCENGGPQWTRIQQEEDRTLSNSSQVVAIPMQRKLWDRQKHKKLLAGYKLIEGQPASLEQEDTAFPEPKSRTAKLPKCNKTDTRNRLSMDIVSLENENSHSFLSQTESKEACVVIGNALPEQWEDENSLISKLASKTERRKSPRHVAKVLPQIACEKRNESFRVTKQYRSHMELKHDVNLAVKYSCNACEQLFSTHQNLRQHRLTVHSDEQGFSCVFCDKRFKRRKDINDHIRRVHEKKRDPQACPYCDKVISSKCGLTVHMRTHTGEKPYKCERCPASFAQRSAYNTHVRKIHESGQERQLMPVYWMVVPPARRPNATSCDKNSDRETWGWTSEAERRKCARHEEATSREEEPGGSSVTEADCSNEQEERKRKSKEAEARSEKTSEEGNEDEGEMSVKGEEEGDYEAGYSEVEDSRGNEEVRTEEEDDEDDEYSNEKDGEERESDEEFKIKKVNKSGVNNKSAYVITCDKCNEQFVSRKKYVDHCRDVHQCLPGKVYQCDVCSKSFASYNSWKEHRACVHTEERQFACTLCNATFKRKRDVRTHYMRKHEGRVKRPLCSVCGKILSSRTALVFHMRTHTGEKPYECGICHSKFAQPSQLKVHTRSHTGEKPYICEDCGACFADKGKLTGHKRTHTGERLFKCDVCGKHFATNEYLKCHKRCHMGAKPYKCEVCGKMFGLRASLAQHSNVHAETRPYFCEQCGKTFTQQGALRRHQRIHTGEKPYKCRACERTFTDMSTLRRHVSIHDRNAHWRSFLIDLTTKKDHNWSKIETFSEACMGEDSAPEIWSVDQGKLYKPESVVLEKAERVPSSVSAEGTGRSLSRF from the exons atggagaaaaagaaaattctaatgaAATCCAAGGTTGCTGCTCCTAACCTCCTGAGGGCCCTGCATTCTCTGTACCAGTTCGGTCACCTCTGTGACGTGACGGTTCACACGCAACATCTAGGAATTCAGGAGGAGTTTCTGGTTCACAAAGCTGTCTTGGCAGCTTCCAGCAACTATTTCAAGGGGCTTTTCCTGCACGATGAGATGCTGGACACCAAGAATTGCACGGTGACTCTGCAAGACATTTACACGGAAGAGTTCACCTCCTTTCTGGAGTTTGTTTACACTGCAGAAGTGGAGATTGAAGCGGAAAAACTGCAACGGATGAAAGAAATAGCCGAAAGACTTGAATGCAAGGATTTGCTTGACATTTGTGAAGAAGTGAAAGCAGAGGGCAGGAAGGGTTTAGATTTGAGCCTCCATCTGAAAGGCCAGCTGTGTGAAAATGGTGGGCCACAGTGGACTCGCATCCAGCAAGAGGAGGACCGCACACTGAGTAACTCTTCCCAAGTTGTGGCGATACCCATGCAGAGGAAACTTTGGGATAGGCAAAAACATAAAAAGTTGCTGGCTGGCTACAAACTCATTGAAGGCCAACCGGCAAGCCTGGAGCAGGAGGACACCGCTTTTCCAGAACCAAAATCCAGGACAGCAAAGCTACCGAAATGTAACAAGACAGATACCAGGAACAGACTCAGCATGGATATCGTTAGTCTGGAAAACGAGAACAGTCATTCTTTCCTAAGTCAGACTGAGTCAAAGGAAGCCTGCGTAGTAATTGGGAACGCGCTGCCTGAGCAGTGGGAAGATGAAAACAGTTTGATTTCCAAACTTGCCAGTAAAACCGAACGTAGGAAATCACCGCGGCATGTGGCAAAAGTCTTGCCACAGATTGCGTGCGAGAAGCGCAACGAATCATTCCGCGTTACCAAGCAGTACCGGTCACACATGGAGCTCAAGCATGACGTTAATCTGGCTGTCAAGTACAGCTGCAACGCGTGTGAGCAGCTCTTCTCCACTCACCAGAACCTCCGGCAGCACCGCCTCACCGTTCACAGTGATGAGCAGGGCTTCTCCTGCGTGTTTTGCGACAAGAGGTTTAAGCGCCGGAAGGACATAAACGACCATATCCGCAGGGTGCATGAGAAGAAGCGGGATCCCCAGGCCTGCCCGTACTGCGACAAGGTTATCAGTTCCAAGTGCGGCCTGACAGTCCACATGCGAACGCACACGGGAGAGAAACCTTATAAATGCGAACGCTGCCCCGCCAGCTTTGCTCAGAGGTCTGCTTACAATACTCATGTAAG aaaaatccATGAGTCTGGGCAAGAGAGGCAACTTATGCCTGTCTATTGGATGGTAGTTCCGCCCGCGCGTAGACCAAACGCAACAAGCTGTGACAAAAATTCTGACAGAGAGACGTGGGGTTGGACGTCGGAGGCTGAACGACGCAAGTGTGCGAGGCACGAAGAGGCCACCAGTCGTGAGGAAGAACCCGGGGGTTCGTCTGTTACCGAAGCAGACTGTAGCAATGAGCAAGAAGAACGGAAGCGGAAAAGTAAGGAAGCTGAAGCAAGAAGTGAAAAAACGAGTGAAGAAGGGAATGAAGATGAAGGTGAAATGAGtgtgaagggagaggaggagggagattACGAAGCGGGGTATTCGGAGGTTGAAGACAGCAGAGGTAATGAGGAGGTCCGTACTGAGGAGGAGGACGATGAGGATGATGAATACTCTAATGAGAAGGATGGTGAAGAACGTGAATCAGATGAAGAGTTTAAAATAAAGAAGGTAAATAAAAGTGGGGTGAATAACAAATCTGCCTATGTAATAACGTGCGATAAGTGTAACGAGCAGTTTGTTTCCCGGAAAAAGTATGTGGATCACTGCAGAGACGTCCATCAGTGCTTGCCTGGTAAAGTCTATCAGTGTGACGTCTGCAGCAAGTCGTTCGCTAGTTACAACAGCTGGAAGGAGCACCGAGCATGTGTCCACACTGAAGAAAGGCAGTTTGCCTGCACCCTTTGCAATgctacttttaaaagaaagagggatGTGAGGACACATTACATGCGGAAGCACGAAGGCAGGGTCAAACGCCCTCTCTGCTCTGTCTGCGGGAAGATCCTCAGCTCCCGAACAGCGCTAGTGTTTCATATGCGGACGCATACAGGAGAAAAACCGTACGAATGTGGCATTTGTCATTCAAAATTTGCTCAGCCGTCGCAACTTAAGGTCCATACCAG GTCCCATACAGGGGAAAAGCCGTACATTTGTGAGGACTGCGGGGCTTGCTTTGCTGATAAAGGCAAACTCACTGGCCACAAAAGGACCCACACAG GAGAGCGCCTTTTTAAATGCGATGTGTGTGGAAAACACTTTGCCACCAACGAATACTTAAAATGCCATAAACGATGCCACATGGGTGCTAAGCCCTACAAGTGCGAGGTTTGTGGGAAGATGTTTGGACTGAGAGCCTCGCTAGCCCAGCACAGTAACGTCCACGCAG aGACCCGTCCGTATTTCTGCGAACAGTGCGGGAAAACGTTCACCCAACAGGGCGCTCTCCGGCGCCACCAGCGCATTCACACCGGGGAAAAGCCGTACAAGTGCAGAGCTTGCGAGAGAACCTTCACGGACATGTCCACCTTGCGCAGACACGTGTCG attCATGACCGGAATGCTCACTGGAGAAGTTTCTTAATAGATCTCACAACCAAAAAAGACCATAACTGGTCCAAAATAGAAACGTTCTCGGAAGCCTGTATGGGTGAAGACTCCGCGCCGGAAATTTGGTCGGTTGACCAAGGTAAACTTTATAAACCAGAAAGCGTTGTTCTTGAAAAAGCAGAACGCGTGCCGTCTAGCGTTAGCGCGGAGGGCACCGGTCGCTCCCTTTCACGCTTCTAA
- the GZF1 gene encoding GDNF-inducible zinc finger protein 1, with protein MESNAVLLESKSSPINLLNEMHQLRLLGHLCDVTVSVEYQGVRAEFVAHKAVLAATSKFFKEVFLNEKGMDGPRTNVFLNEVQVADFASFLEFVYTAKVEVEEDRVQRMLEIAEKLKCLDLSETCFQLKKQMLESVLLELQNFSESQNSEEESATQPSILLESKAAAVAEADQADCPLDPPDSPADRLSNGMSPEVPATKSKEKMDKKKELMKPPYAKIRRASGRLAGRKVFVEIPKKKYTRRLREQQKNAEVAVEEDKYPQDQDMCDMEREEEQAESNNIKPESEECDGNFELEENLKKSEEDKKKRGSNFKCSTCEKEFLYEKSFLKHIKHSHGIAAEIIYRCETCSQTFANRCNLKSHQRHVHSSERHFPCELCGKKFKRKKDVKRHILQVHEGGGERHQCQQCGKGLSSKTALRLHERTHTGDKPYGCTECEAKFSQPSALKTHMRIHTGEKPFACDECGARFTQNHMLIYHKRCHTGERPFMCETCGKSFASKEYLKHHNRIHTGSKPFKCEVCFRTFAQRNSLYQHIKVHTGERPYCCDQCGKQFTQLNALQRHHRIHTGEKPFMCNACGRTFTDKSTLRRHTSIHDKNTPWKSFLVIVEGASKNDEGHKTELPDEEYDVSPKIPEKLLSFSENGHYQNLTAVPGSVTALHDNGSATGADCKSDGTPGPQEALIATTLSELTVLHTQTDSIQPQLHALANME; from the exons atggaaagtaATGCAGTTTTACTGGAATCCAAGTCCTCTCCTATCAACCTTCTGAATGAAATGCATCAGCTGCGTCTCCTGGGCCACCTCTGCGACGTGACTGTCAGCGTGGAGTATCAAGGTGTCAGGGCAGAGTTTGTTGCTCACAAGGCCGTATTGGCAGCAACAAGCAAATTTTTCAAGGAGGTGTTCCTTAATGAGAAGGGCATGGATGGCCCAAGGACCAACGTGTTCTTGAACGAGGTCCAGGTTGctgattttgcttcatttcttgaGTTTGTCTATACTGCTAAGGTAGAAGTGGAAGAAGACAGAGTGCAGCGTATGCTAGAAATAGCCGAAAAGCTGAAGTGCTTGGACCTCTCGGAAACCTGCTTTCAATTAAAGAAGCAGATGCTTGAATCGGTGCTGTTGGAGTTGCAAAACTTCTCAGAATCACAGAACTCTGAGGAAGAGAGCGCTACCCAGCCAAGCATTTTGCTCGAGTCCAAAGCAGCTGCTGTGGCAGAAGCTGACCAGGCAGACTGTCCTCTGGATCCTCCGGATTCCCCAGCAGACAGGCTCAGCAACGGAATGTCTCCTGAGGTGCCGGCTaccaaatcaaaagaaaaaatggacaaaaagaaGGAATTGATGAAGCCTCCTTATGCCAAAATCAGAAGGGCGAGTGGGAGACTGGCTGGGAGGAAAGTATTTGTGGAAATCCcgaagaagaaatacacaaggcGGCTGAGAGAGCAGCAGAAGAATGCAGAGGTTGCTGTTGAAGAAGACAAATATCCTCAAGATCAGGATATGTGTGAtatggagagagaggaggagcaagCGGAGAGCAACAACATCAAACCTGAAAGCGAAGAATGTGATGGCAACTTTGAATtggaagaaaacctgaaaaaatctGAAGAGGATAAAAAGAAACGAGGCAGTAACTTCAAGTGCAGCACGTGTGAGAAGGAATTCCTGTATGAGAAAAGTTTTCTCAAGCACATAAAGCACAGCCACGGCATTGCAGCCGAAATCATTTATCGGTGTGAAACCTGCAGTCAGACCTTTGCCAACCGGTGCAACCTAAAAAGCCATCAGCGCCATGTCCACAGCAGCGAGCGCCACTTCCCTTGTGAGCTCTGCGGTAAGAAGTTCAAGAGGAAGAAGGACGTCAAGAGGCACATTCTCCAGGTTCATGAGGGTGGTGGGGAGCGTCATCAGTGCCAACAGTGTGGAAAGGGGTTGAGCTCCAAAACTGCCTTGAGGCTCCATGAAAGGACGCATACAGGCGACAAGCCTTATGGGTGCACAGAGTGTGAGGCTAAATTTTCTCAGCCTTCTGCACTTAAAACACACATGAG AATCCATACTGGTGAAAAACCTTTTGCCTGTGATGAATGTGGTGCCAGGTTCACTCAGAATCACATGCTTATATATCACAAACGATGTCACACAG GGGAGAGGCCTTTTATGTGCGAAACGTGCGGGAAGAGCTTTGCCTCTAAGGAGTACTTGAAACACCATAACAGAATCCATACTGGATCCAAACCGTTCAAATGTGAAGTTTGCTTCAGAACGTTTGCACAGAGGAACTCGCTTTACCAGCACATAAAAGTTCACACAG GTGAACGACCCTATTGCTGTGACCAGTGTGGTAAGCAGTTCACACAGCTGAATGCGCTGCAGCGTCACCATCGAATACACACCGGCGAGAAGCCGTTCATGTGCAACGCCTGTGGGCGAACTTTCACCGACAAGTCCACCCTCCGACGGCACACTTCG atacacGATAAAAACACACCCTGGAAGTCCTTCCTTGTCATTGTTGAAGGAGCATCTAAGAATGATGAAGGTCACAAAACAGAGCTTCCCGACGAAGAATACGACGTGTCACCTAAAATACCAGAGAAGCTGCTGTCTTTCTCTGAAAACGGCCACTACCAAAACTTGACTGCTGTCCCGGGGAGCGTGACTGCACTGCATGACAACGGTTCTGCCACGGGAGCAGACTGTAAGTCAGACGGGACCCCGGGACCCCAAGAAGCCCTTATAGCTACCACTTTAAGTGAGCTGACAGTGCTACACACACAGACAGACTCTATTCAGCCACAGCTTCATGCTCTGGCGAATATGGAATAA